In the genome of Hymenobacter taeanensis, one region contains:
- a CDS encoding OsmC family peroxiredoxin, with protein sequence MSINRVAKAHWYGRGTDGYGQLDTNSAVLKSTPYSYTTRFASGVGTNPEELIAAAHAGCLSMKLAFNLQVAGYIATRIDTRCEIVMEEGLVRESVLVVEAQIPGMQEDKFQELVADAQANCPVSKLLNAAIHCEAFLIPSAAV encoded by the coding sequence ATGTCAATCAATCGTGTTGCAAAGGCCCATTGGTACGGTCGTGGTACTGATGGCTACGGACAATTAGATACCAACAGCGCTGTACTAAAAAGCACCCCTTACTCGTACACTACTCGCTTTGCAAGTGGGGTAGGTACCAATCCGGAGGAGCTGATTGCCGCCGCACATGCTGGCTGCCTTTCCATGAAGCTGGCCTTTAACCTACAGGTAGCTGGTTACATAGCTACCCGCATTGACACCCGGTGCGAGATAGTAATGGAGGAAGGGTTAGTGCGCGAGTCGGTGCTGGTGGTAGAGGCACAGATACCCGGCATGCAGGAAGACAAATTTCAGGAGCTAGTGGCCGATGCGCAGGCTAACTGCCCAGTATCCAAGCTGCTGAATGCCGCCATCCACTGCGAGGCGTTCTTAATTCCGAGCGCGGCAGTATAG
- a CDS encoding RtcB family protein, whose protein sequence is MANQLRGNDLRQLGFPEGRAIGLALAQLQRKHLKKLSQTDQLVLLKSLLADPSTYLTHLDWSHTAAALLPAPSRHIALTERKPYAVFGPEYIEQGAIHQMETAMKLPVTVAGALMPDAHHGYGLPIGGVLATDNAVIPYAVGVDIGCRMALSVFALPPRHLEQRVQEMRKLLLDNTRFGNRQGFQRGQKLDHAVLERDEFSNIAFLRNKQGTAAEQIGTSGSGNHFVEWGIVDILDPQNELGVPVGQYVGLLSHSGSRGLGASVANHYTKLAKDVCQLPSEAQHLAWLSLESEAGQEYWAAMNLAGDYASACHHQIHQRLAKALGERPLAKVENHHNFAWKERLADGREVVVHRKGATPASAGVLGVIPGSMTAPGFIVRGRGNADSLASASHGAGRAMSRTRAKQELSEAEVRRYLQQHGIELIGGGVDEAPQAYKDIHAVMQSQQELVDVLGTFTPRIVRMDGA, encoded by the coding sequence ATGGCTAATCAATTACGCGGCAACGACCTTCGGCAGCTTGGCTTCCCCGAAGGACGGGCCATTGGGCTTGCGCTGGCACAACTGCAGCGCAAGCATCTCAAAAAACTCTCGCAAACCGACCAGCTAGTCTTACTGAAAAGCTTACTAGCCGATCCTTCCACTTACCTCACTCACCTCGACTGGAGCCACACGGCCGCGGCCTTGCTGCCTGCGCCCAGCCGGCACATTGCCCTCACAGAACGCAAGCCCTACGCCGTATTCGGGCCCGAGTACATTGAGCAGGGTGCCATCCACCAGATGGAAACGGCCATGAAGCTGCCCGTAACGGTAGCCGGCGCCCTCATGCCCGATGCCCACCACGGCTACGGCCTGCCCATCGGGGGCGTGCTGGCCACCGATAACGCGGTGATTCCCTACGCCGTGGGCGTTGACATTGGGTGCCGCATGGCGCTGTCGGTGTTTGCGCTGCCACCCCGGCATCTGGAGCAGCGGGTGCAGGAAATGCGCAAGCTCCTGCTGGATAATACCCGCTTCGGCAACCGGCAGGGCTTCCAGCGCGGCCAGAAGCTCGACCACGCCGTGCTGGAGCGCGACGAGTTCAGCAACATTGCCTTCCTGCGCAACAAGCAGGGTACGGCCGCTGAGCAGATTGGCACCTCTGGCTCCGGCAACCACTTTGTGGAGTGGGGTATCGTGGACATCCTCGACCCGCAAAACGAGCTGGGTGTGCCCGTAGGCCAGTACGTGGGGCTGCTCTCGCACTCCGGCTCCCGGGGCCTGGGCGCCAGCGTTGCCAACCACTACACCAAGCTGGCCAAAGATGTATGCCAGCTGCCCAGTGAAGCGCAGCACTTAGCCTGGCTCTCCCTGGAAAGCGAGGCCGGGCAAGAGTACTGGGCCGCCATGAACCTGGCCGGCGACTACGCCTCGGCCTGCCACCACCAGATACACCAGCGCCTGGCCAAAGCCCTGGGCGAGCGACCCCTGGCGAAAGTGGAAAACCACCACAACTTTGCCTGGAAAGAACGGCTAGCCGATGGGCGGGAGGTAGTGGTGCATCGTAAGGGGGCTACGCCCGCCAGCGCAGGCGTGCTGGGCGTCATTCCTGGCTCTATGACGGCTCCCGGCTTTATTGTGCGGGGCCGCGGCAACGCCGATTCGTTGGCATCTGCTTCGCACGGTGCCGGCCGGGCCATGTCGCGGACTCGCGCCAAGCAGGAGCTGAGTGAGGCTGAAGTGCGGCGCTACCTGCAGCAGCACGGGATTGAACTGATTGGCGGAGGTGTTGACGAGGCTCCTCAGGCCTACAAAGACATTCACGCCGTGATGCAGAGCCAGCAGGAACTGGTAGACGTACTGGGTACCTTCACCCCGCGCATCGTCCGGATGGATGGGGCTTAG
- a CDS encoding TROVE domain-containing protein: MRFNTTPRIPQPDTLNHEGAAAYTLTPALELYAAVATAALQDQNYEKADTRLVRLRELVAKNDALFVARLAVYARERLYLRSVPLVLCVELARLHRGDNLVSRLVARVVQRADEITELLAYYAHANGRSGTKVLNRLSKQLQKGLAQSFNRFDGYQLAKYDRAGAVRLRDALFLVHPMPQNETQQALFNQLVAGTLPTPYTFETELSGLGQAEYATPAERTAAFRQKWEELIGSGKVGYMALLRNLRNILEAGVAPELVEQVCATLSDERAVARSKQLPFRFLAAYREVKALQTGVVPTLLGMLSLRPNPAVEVLAALETAISHSAANLRGFGHETRVVVACDVSGSMQHPISARSKVLHYDIGLVLGMLLQSRCQNVVTGMFGDTWKRLTLPRGPVLRNVEEFYKREGEVGYSTNGYLVIQDLRQRREVVDKVMLFTDCQLWNSHFNGSSVAQEWAEYRRTVAPNARLYLFDLAGHGTTPLQVYPEHGVALIAGWSDKIFDVLAALENGGSALTEIEAIDL; encoded by the coding sequence ATGCGCTTCAATACTACCCCTCGCATTCCTCAACCTGATACCTTAAACCACGAAGGGGCGGCGGCTTACACCCTCACGCCGGCCCTGGAGCTCTACGCGGCCGTTGCCACGGCGGCCTTGCAGGACCAGAACTACGAAAAGGCCGATACCCGCTTGGTGCGTTTGCGCGAGTTGGTAGCGAAAAACGATGCCTTATTTGTGGCTCGCCTGGCCGTATATGCCCGTGAACGGCTCTACTTACGCTCGGTACCCCTGGTGCTGTGCGTGGAGTTGGCCCGCTTACACCGCGGCGACAATCTCGTGAGCCGCTTGGTGGCCCGCGTGGTGCAGCGCGCCGATGAAATCACGGAGTTACTGGCCTACTATGCGCATGCTAACGGCCGGAGCGGGACCAAAGTCCTCAACCGACTCTCCAAGCAGCTGCAGAAAGGTTTAGCCCAGAGCTTCAACCGTTTCGATGGCTACCAGTTGGCCAAGTACGACCGGGCCGGGGCCGTGCGCCTCCGCGATGCGCTCTTCTTGGTGCACCCCATGCCCCAGAACGAGACCCAGCAAGCCCTGTTCAACCAGTTGGTGGCCGGCACTTTGCCTACGCCTTACACCTTTGAAACCGAGCTGTCGGGGCTGGGGCAGGCGGAATACGCCACCCCAGCTGAGCGCACCGCCGCCTTCCGCCAGAAATGGGAGGAGCTGATTGGCAGCGGCAAAGTGGGCTACATGGCCTTATTGCGCAACCTGCGCAACATCCTGGAAGCCGGCGTAGCTCCGGAGCTGGTGGAGCAAGTGTGCGCCACGCTCTCTGATGAGCGGGCCGTGGCGCGCAGCAAGCAGTTGCCATTCCGTTTCTTGGCCGCTTACCGCGAGGTAAAGGCCCTGCAAACGGGCGTAGTACCTACGTTGCTTGGCATGCTGAGCCTGCGCCCCAACCCCGCGGTAGAGGTGCTGGCAGCTTTGGAAACGGCCATCAGCCACAGCGCCGCCAACCTGCGCGGTTTCGGCCACGAGACCCGCGTGGTAGTAGCCTGCGACGTGTCGGGCTCCATGCAGCACCCTATCTCGGCGCGCAGCAAAGTGCTGCACTATGACATAGGCCTGGTGCTGGGTATGTTGTTGCAGAGCCGCTGCCAGAATGTGGTAACCGGCATGTTCGGCGACACCTGGAAGCGCCTTACCCTGCCCCGCGGCCCCGTGCTGCGCAATGTGGAGGAGTTCTACAAGCGCGAGGGCGAAGTGGGCTACAGCACCAACGGGTACTTGGTAATTCAAGATCTGCGTCAGCGCCGCGAGGTGGTCGACAAGGTGATGCTATTCACTGACTGCCAGTTGTGGAACTCCCACTTCAACGGCAGCAGCGTAGCGCAGGAGTGGGCTGAGTACCGCCGCACGGTGGCACCCAACGCCCGTCTCTACCTCTTCGACCTGGCTGGGCACGGTACCACGCCCCTGCAGGTATATCCGGAGCATGGCGTGGCCCTGATTGCCGGCTGGTCGGATAAAATATTCGACGTGTTGGCGGCCCTCGAAAACGGCGGCTCCGCCCTCACCGAAATCGAGGCTATTGACTTATAA